Proteins from a genomic interval of Methanohalophilus levihalophilus:
- a CDS encoding amino acid kinase family protein, with protein MSKKAVIKIGGSLIKEAAQLIEHIADNRNSFGKQIVFIPGGGIFANFIREADNRFNLDLDSSHWMAILAMEQYGYYLAGKTGIPTITALEDNKHQIAIFLPYSLLVENDPLPHSWDITSDTIAAFFAEMEKAEFIKVTDVDGVLVHQQIVEEIDTTRLASMGETCADLAFPGFLEKHKLDCFVLNGKIPDRLLEYIQEKKTIGTLIKGNI; from the coding sequence ATGAGCAAAAAGGCCGTAATCAAAATCGGCGGAAGCCTCATTAAAGAAGCTGCACAGCTCATCGAACATATCGCTGACAATCGGAATTCATTTGGGAAACAAATAGTGTTTATTCCGGGAGGGGGAATTTTTGCCAACTTCATCCGGGAAGCGGATAACAGATTTAACCTGGATTTGGATTCGAGTCATTGGATGGCAATTCTCGCAATGGAACAATATGGATATTACCTTGCCGGAAAAACAGGAATCCCGACAATAACAGCTCTTGAAGACAATAAACATCAAATTGCCATTTTCCTCCCATACTCATTACTTGTTGAAAATGATCCTCTGCCACATTCATGGGACATAACGTCTGATACCATTGCAGCTTTTTTTGCAGAAATGGAAAAGGCGGAATTCATTAAAGTAACTGATGTTGACGGCGTATTGGTTCATCAACAAATTGTTGAGGAGATAGATACAACCAGACTTGCCAGCATGGGTGAGACATGTGCGGATCTGGCATTCCCCGGATTCCTGGAAAAACATAAGCTCGATTGCTTTGTCTTAAACGGAAAAATTCCAGACCGGCTGCTTGAGTACATTCAAGAAAAAAAGACTATTGGAACCCTCATCAAGGGGAATATTTAA
- a CDS encoding hydantoinase/oxoprolinase family protein yields the protein MKIIGIDIGGANTKVASSDGKFVDLHYVPLWKETSLPEVLRTIAETQKPDRIAVVMTGELADCYEDKEAGVKGIVDAVENNFDGDIQYMGVSGNFSREVPNPRDLAAANWVASAKLIGKEVGDAIFVDMGSTTCDIIPIKKGKPVAHTTDTERLANGELLYEGILRTNAAAVLDRVDISIGSCRVSSELFATTADAYLVLGNIEEKTYTAETADGEGKSIEEASRRLARVVCADLKDISSEDVEQIALAIKEKQIQEIQNGIREVARHHHLDTVVCAGLGEFLIAEACELMERECFSIAQRWGKEISKVFPAYAVAKLLEMELEAE from the coding sequence ATGAAAATAATTGGAATTGACATTGGGGGAGCAAATACAAAAGTAGCATCTTCCGATGGAAAATTTGTTGATTTGCATTATGTGCCCCTCTGGAAAGAAACATCATTACCGGAAGTCCTGCGGACAATAGCAGAAACCCAAAAACCCGACAGGATTGCTGTTGTTATGACAGGGGAACTCGCAGATTGTTACGAAGACAAGGAAGCCGGAGTTAAAGGAATCGTAGATGCAGTGGAAAATAACTTTGACGGAGACATACAATACATGGGAGTTTCCGGAAATTTCAGCCGGGAAGTACCAAACCCACGTGACCTTGCAGCTGCTAACTGGGTCGCATCTGCAAAACTAATCGGCAAGGAAGTCGGCGATGCAATTTTCGTGGACATGGGAAGCACAACCTGCGATATTATTCCTATTAAGAAAGGAAAACCTGTTGCCCACACAACAGATACTGAAAGACTGGCTAATGGCGAACTGCTATACGAGGGCATCCTGCGAACTAATGCTGCAGCGGTTCTTGACAGGGTAGATATTAGCATAGGCAGTTGTCGTGTTTCCTCGGAACTGTTTGCAACTACTGCGGATGCCTACCTTGTACTTGGGAATATTGAAGAAAAAACCTACACAGCAGAAACCGCTGATGGTGAAGGAAAAAGCATTGAAGAAGCTTCACGCCGCTTGGCAAGGGTGGTATGTGCAGACCTAAAAGATATTTCATCAGAAGATGTTGAACAAATAGCTCTTGCAATTAAGGAGAAGCAGATCCAGGAAATCCAAAACGGAATCCGGGAGGTTGCAAGGCATCACCATCTTGACACAGTGGTCTGTGCAGGACTTGGAGAATTCCTGATAGCTGAGGCATGCGAGCTCATGGAAAGAGAATGTTTCTCCATAGCCCAGCGCTGGGGAAAAGAGATTTCAAAAGTATTCCCCGCTTATGCGGTCGCAAAACTGCTTGAGATGGAGCTGGAAGCTGAATGA
- a CDS encoding ATP-grasp domain-containing protein, which produces MKILISEYATSVGMGGTYLIEGKSMLKCLASSFENEGHEVIYTSADIPIGCGKMSSCEQGKLEESLDKLSSQCDAALVIAPDDILADLTGIVEKNTVNLGSIPDSIRKCADKLECSRILEKNGIPSPKTVSRQSEMDAKARYVVKPRYGCASEDTVIASGREYLKEGHIATEYIDGEHLSVSLVCSDSILPITINKQIIETGNQKDNITIDYRGSVTPYETKRSGEVINAAIEAARTLGCRGYTGIDIVLAEKPYVIDINPRPTTSLVGITQILKTEIAELLLLAADNNLPETVAVEGTVAFTKEDLK; this is translated from the coding sequence ATGAAAATTCTCATTTCAGAATATGCAACCAGCGTCGGTATGGGTGGAACCTACCTCATAGAAGGGAAATCCATGCTCAAATGCCTTGCATCTTCTTTTGAAAATGAGGGCCATGAAGTAATTTACACATCTGCAGATATCCCGATTGGCTGTGGAAAAATGAGTTCCTGTGAGCAAGGAAAGCTTGAGGAATCACTGGATAAATTATCAAGCCAGTGTGATGCTGCACTTGTCATTGCCCCGGATGACATTCTGGCCGACCTTACCGGAATTGTAGAAAAGAATACGGTCAACCTTGGATCAATCCCTGATTCCATAAGAAAATGCGCTGACAAGCTTGAATGCAGCCGGATACTTGAGAAAAACGGCATTCCTTCACCAAAAACTGTTTCCAGGCAAAGTGAGATGGATGCGAAAGCCAGATACGTTGTAAAACCAAGGTACGGGTGTGCTTCCGAAGACACTGTGATTGCCAGTGGTAGGGAATATCTCAAAGAAGGGCATATTGCAACTGAATACATAGATGGGGAGCACCTCAGCGTGAGTCTTGTTTGCTCTGACTCAATTCTTCCAATAACAATAAACAAACAGATCATTGAAACAGGGAATCAAAAAGACAACATAACTATTGATTACAGGGGAAGTGTTACCCCATACGAAACAAAACGTTCCGGCGAAGTCATCAATGCGGCCATTGAAGCCGCCAGGACACTGGGCTGCCGCGGATATACCGGAATAGACATTGTGCTTGCGGAAAAACCCTATGTTATTGATATCAATCCCCGACCTACAACCTCCCTGGTCGGAATTACCCAAATTTTAAAAACTGAAATTGCAGAACTCCTGCTACTTGCAGCGGATAATAATTTGCCGGAGACAGTAGCAGTGGAGGGAACTGTAGCTTTCACAAAAGAGGATCTGAAATGA
- a CDS encoding heat-shock protein has translation MEVSDNPFFQALGVSFALAIFMIGMAMGIMQMASTKASPIPIAVILLIFAVIFIIGSVFFERRGADQIGSLAGGGFISMIATFALLSFFGGISFAFTDAFLSLGWEKLVSALAVCMIASMLIVKFLSYQADSSYQ, from the coding sequence ATGGAAGTATCAGATAACCCATTTTTTCAGGCATTAGGTGTATCCTTTGCTCTGGCCATTTTTATGATCGGAATGGCAATGGGAATTATGCAAATGGCTTCTACAAAAGCCAGTCCGATTCCAATAGCTGTGATACTGCTCATTTTTGCAGTAATTTTCATTATCGGATCAGTGTTCTTTGAGAGAAGGGGTGCTGATCAGATTGGCTCTCTTGCAGGAGGTGGATTTATATCTATGATAGCAACCTTTGCATTGCTTTCCTTTTTTGGCGGTATAAGTTTTGCCTTTACTGATGCTTTTCTTTCACTGGGTTGGGAAAAGCTTGTGTCTGCCCTTGCGGTTTGTATGATTGCCAGTATGCTGATTGTCAAATTCCTGTCTTATCAGGCTGATTCTAGCTATCAGTAA
- the grpE gene encoding nucleotide exchange factor GrpE: MAGKSKGKKQTSDSKKSSDSSVKDELEDTKALLEEKDAEVLELKEQVLRQKAEFDNFRKRSRKEMEDFRKFAVENIMFDLLEVCDNFERALFSFRDAEDVKSVVNGVEMVYKQLISILEKEGLKRIECEGKDFDPHLHEATHHVESDQHPDNMVVEVCRTGYEFNSKVIRPAMVTVVRNPSEQDKS, translated from the coding sequence ATGGCAGGCAAATCCAAAGGAAAGAAACAAACCAGTGATTCAAAAAAGTCTTCAGACTCATCTGTGAAGGATGAACTTGAAGATACCAAAGCTCTTCTTGAAGAGAAAGACGCTGAGGTTTTAGAATTAAAGGAGCAAGTCCTGCGCCAGAAAGCTGAATTTGACAATTTCAGAAAGCGAAGCAGAAAAGAAATGGAAGATTTCAGGAAGTTTGCTGTTGAAAACATAATGTTTGATCTTCTGGAAGTCTGCGATAACTTTGAAAGGGCGCTATTCTCTTTCAGGGATGCTGAAGATGTCAAGTCCGTTGTTAATGGCGTGGAAATGGTATACAAACAGCTCATTTCCATTCTTGAGAAGGAAGGTTTGAAGAGAATTGAGTGTGAAGGGAAAGATTTCGATCCTCATTTACATGAAGCAACACATCATGTGGAAAGTGACCAACATCCTGACAATATGGTTGTAGAGGTCTGCCGCACCGGATATGAGTTTAACTCCAAGGTGATTCGGCCAGCCATGGTGACTGTTGTCAGGAATCCTTCTGAACAGGATAAATCTTAA
- the dnaK gene encoding molecular chaperone DnaK — protein MGKILGIDLGTTNSCMAVIEGGEPTVIPNAEGGRTTPSVVGFSKKGEKLVGQLAKRQLIANPDNTVSSIKRHIGEGDYKVKMHEKDYTPQEVSAMILRKLKDDAESYLGETITQAVITVPAYFNDSQRQATKDAGKIAGLEVLRIINEPTAASLAYGLDKEHGEHKILVYDLGGGTFDVSILELGDGVFEVLSTSGDTHLGGDDFDNRLVEHIVSEFKKEEGIDLSKDKASLQRLKDAAEKAKIELSGVGTTNVNLPFVTADANGQPKHIDLDITRAQFENMTSDLIDKTIASMKQALNDAKLSPADIEKVLLIGGSTRMPIVLKTVKEVIGKDPYKNINPDEAVAVGAAIQGGVLGGEVHDVLLLDVTPLTLGIETLGGVATPLIERNTTIPTKKSQIFSTAADSQTSVEIHILQGERGIATANKTLGRFILDGIPPAPRGMPQIEVTFDIDSNGILNVNAKDLGTGKEQSITIQKPGGLSDEEIDQMVKDAEAHAEEDKAKKEEVDIRNNAESLVSSSEKVLKEAGDVATEEQKSKVESTSAELKTALEGSDLEDIKTKTEALQEALYAVSAAMYQKAQQEAEAAQASESGQSESAEGAADTDETVVDADFEEVDDEK, from the coding sequence ATGGGTAAAATACTTGGAATTGATTTGGGAACTACAAATTCATGTATGGCAGTAATTGAAGGTGGGGAACCTACTGTTATTCCAAATGCTGAAGGGGGCAGAACTACTCCTTCCGTTGTAGGTTTTTCCAAGAAAGGGGAAAAGCTGGTTGGTCAGCTAGCAAAGAGGCAGCTGATCGCTAATCCGGACAACACAGTAAGCTCCATCAAACGTCATATTGGTGAGGGTGATTACAAAGTAAAAATGCATGAGAAGGATTACACTCCTCAGGAAGTCTCCGCAATGATCCTCAGGAAACTGAAGGACGATGCCGAAAGCTATCTGGGTGAGACAATCACTCAGGCTGTCATCACTGTTCCTGCATACTTTAACGACTCCCAGAGGCAGGCTACCAAGGACGCAGGTAAGATTGCAGGTCTTGAAGTCCTTCGTATTATCAACGAACCGACTGCAGCATCCCTTGCATATGGTCTTGATAAGGAGCATGGGGAACATAAAATACTTGTTTATGATCTGGGTGGCGGAACCTTTGATGTATCCATACTTGAGCTTGGAGATGGTGTATTTGAAGTTCTTTCAACAAGCGGTGACACACACCTTGGAGGAGATGACTTTGACAACAGACTTGTCGAACATATCGTGAGCGAATTCAAGAAAGAGGAAGGCATTGATCTTTCAAAAGACAAAGCTTCATTGCAGCGTCTGAAAGATGCCGCAGAGAAAGCCAAGATTGAGCTTTCCGGTGTAGGTACCACTAATGTGAACCTTCCATTCGTTACCGCTGATGCAAACGGTCAGCCTAAACACATTGATCTCGATATCACTAGAGCCCAGTTTGAAAATATGACTTCTGATCTCATTGACAAGACAATTGCATCTATGAAACAGGCACTTAACGATGCAAAGTTGAGTCCTGCTGACATTGAGAAAGTTCTACTTATTGGCGGTTCCACAAGGATGCCAATTGTCCTTAAGACTGTGAAAGAAGTTATCGGGAAAGACCCATACAAGAATATCAATCCGGATGAAGCAGTCGCTGTCGGTGCTGCTATTCAGGGTGGTGTCCTTGGAGGCGAAGTCCATGATGTATTGCTTCTGGATGTAACTCCATTGACTCTTGGTATTGAGACGCTTGGAGGTGTTGCAACCCCGCTTATTGAGCGTAACACTACAATTCCAACGAAGAAAAGCCAGATTTTCTCAACTGCGGCTGACAGCCAGACTTCCGTGGAAATCCATATTCTTCAGGGTGAGCGTGGTATTGCGACTGCAAACAAGACTTTGGGTCGCTTTATCCTCGATGGTATACCACCTGCACCACGCGGAATGCCACAGATCGAAGTTACATTTGATATCGATTCCAATGGTATCCTCAATGTAAATGCAAAGGACCTTGGAACCGGTAAGGAGCAATCCATTACAATCCAGAAACCAGGCGGTCTCTCCGATGAAGAGATTGACCAGATGGTCAAAGATGCGGAAGCTCACGCAGAAGAAGACAAGGCTAAGAAAGAGGAAGTTGATATACGCAACAACGCTGAATCTCTTGTAAGCTCTTCCGAGAAAGTTCTCAAGGAAGCAGGCGACGTTGCAACCGAGGAGCAGAAATCCAAGGTTGAATCTACTTCCGCAGAACTCAAGACTGCTCTTGAAGGCTCTGATCTGGAAGACATAAAAACCAAAACCGAAGCTCTTCAGGAAGCATTGTATGCAGTTTCAGCGGCTATGTACCAGAAAGCACAACAGGAAGCTGAAGCAGCACAGGCATCCGAGTCCGGTCAATCCGAATCTGCGGAAGGAGCTGCCGACACAGATGAAACTGTAGTTGATGCAGACTTTGAAGAAGTAGACGATGAGAAGTAA
- the dnaJ gene encoding molecular chaperone DnaJ, whose protein sequence is MSTQRDYYEILGVQKDASESEIKKAYRKLAMTHHPDKSKEPDAEEKFKEISEAYAVLSDKEKRAQYDQFGHAGIDSRYSTEDIFRNADFGGFEDILEHIFGGGFGGFGGFGGFGSQRSSRRGPMRGSDLRYDLEITLEQAAFGDSVPIQVPRAKNCESCEGTGAKAGTSAVTCSKCGGSGQMTHARNTPFGRFMTTTTCDQCHGTGKVIESPCPECHGSGKVRKTKKIAVKIPKGADTGLRLKVTGEGEDGDPGAPSGDLYVVLHVRPHEMFDRVGDDIILEQSISFGQAALGGSVKVPTLHGEVKMNIKEGTQTHSVLRLKGKGMPHLHGHGQGDQLVKVIVETPAKLTKEQKKALMEFDKLSGGNAGNNKGGGVFDKVKDAFDSLLADDESPKSNPHTE, encoded by the coding sequence ATGTCTACGCAAAGGGACTACTATGAAATCCTTGGTGTTCAAAAAGACGCTTCGGAATCAGAGATCAAGAAAGCTTACCGTAAGCTTGCGATGACTCACCATCCTGATAAGAGTAAAGAACCCGACGCTGAGGAGAAATTCAAGGAAATCTCTGAAGCGTATGCTGTACTTTCAGATAAGGAAAAGAGGGCGCAGTATGATCAGTTTGGTCATGCTGGTATTGACAGCCGCTATTCTACTGAGGACATTTTCAGGAATGCTGATTTCGGTGGATTTGAGGATATCCTTGAGCACATCTTTGGCGGAGGATTTGGCGGATTCGGTGGTTTCGGAGGATTTGGAAGCCAAAGAAGTTCACGTCGCGGGCCCATGAGGGGTTCGGATCTTCGTTACGATCTTGAGATTACCCTTGAACAGGCGGCTTTCGGCGACAGTGTTCCTATTCAGGTTCCACGTGCTAAAAACTGTGAGTCATGTGAAGGAACCGGTGCAAAAGCTGGAACATCTGCAGTTACCTGTTCCAAATGTGGTGGAAGCGGTCAGATGACCCATGCCAGAAATACGCCATTTGGCCGTTTTATGACTACCACTACCTGTGATCAGTGTCATGGGACGGGAAAGGTTATTGAATCCCCATGTCCGGAGTGCCATGGTTCAGGGAAAGTAAGGAAAACCAAGAAGATTGCAGTTAAAATCCCCAAAGGCGCTGATACCGGCCTGAGGCTGAAAGTTACCGGTGAGGGTGAAGATGGCGATCCCGGTGCCCCTTCAGGGGATCTTTATGTTGTATTGCATGTGAGACCCCATGAGATGTTTGACAGGGTCGGAGATGACATTATCCTTGAACAATCCATTAGCTTTGGTCAGGCCGCTCTTGGTGGAAGCGTGAAGGTTCCAACACTTCATGGCGAAGTGAAAATGAATATTAAGGAAGGAACTCAGACGCATTCCGTCCTCAGGCTGAAAGGAAAAGGTATGCCACATCTTCATGGTCACGGGCAGGGCGACCAGCTTGTGAAAGTCATTGTGGAAACTCCTGCCAAACTTACAAAAGAGCAGAAAAAAGCCCTTATGGAATTCGATAAGTTAAGTGGCGGTAATGCCGGTAACAACAAAGGGGGAGGCGTTTTTGACAAAGTAAAAGATGCCTTTGATTCTTTGCTAGCTGATGATGAAAGTCCGAAATCCAATCCTCATACTGAATAA
- the trkA gene encoding Trk system potassium transporter TrkA yields the protein MKIIIIGAGEVGYHIAKSLYQNNDIIVIDEDEDACLRIDELDVQVIRGNGANAAILGKILPNTDLLVAVTGLDEVNIVSCMASKLIMQSASNFKTMARVSNPDYIDSPVAKRTQLGIDVMVCPELSLASEVADILSIPEAIDTELFADGKVMMMEFVVKKDNEIVGKKVHQLDLPGGCIVSALFRESDLIIPRGDDVVRAGDHMVIMGRSKSMVEIPALFGEIGRKQSRIMIIGGGVVGFYLAKLLEHTRLKIKLIEREKERSEFIAEELPSILVLRGDGTDLNLLREEGIGDMDVVISVTDSDEKNLLCALLAKQLGAKKVIVRADHYDYVPLFEMVGVDRAASPREATVNEVLKLTMGTGIEALTTLEGEKVEIIEYTASSNSKIVGEPLKNVQFPRGAIVSMVVKGDETHVPRGDYVIHAGDHVLIFSLPSALHDVEKLFK from the coding sequence ATGAAAATCATTATCATTGGTGCCGGTGAAGTTGGCTATCATATTGCCAAGTCGCTGTACCAGAATAACGATATTATTGTCATTGATGAAGATGAAGATGCCTGCCTGAGAATAGATGAACTGGATGTGCAGGTGATACGCGGAAATGGTGCAAACGCCGCAATTCTCGGAAAAATTCTTCCGAACACTGATCTCCTTGTAGCAGTTACAGGGTTAGATGAGGTCAACATCGTATCATGCATGGCTTCCAAGTTGATAATGCAGTCTGCTTCAAATTTCAAGACAATGGCAAGGGTAAGTAATCCTGATTATATCGACAGCCCTGTAGCAAAAAGAACCCAACTGGGTATTGATGTGATGGTTTGTCCGGAGTTATCTCTCGCATCAGAAGTTGCTGATATTCTTTCTATTCCGGAGGCAATTGATACGGAATTGTTTGCTGACGGCAAAGTTATGATGATGGAATTTGTTGTTAAAAAAGACAACGAAATTGTCGGCAAAAAGGTCCATCAACTCGATTTACCGGGTGGTTGTATTGTAAGTGCCCTGTTTCGTGAATCAGATTTAATAATTCCCCGTGGCGATGATGTGGTCCGGGCAGGAGATCACATGGTCATCATGGGCAGATCTAAATCCATGGTGGAAATTCCAGCACTCTTTGGTGAAATTGGAAGAAAACAAAGCCGTATTATGATTATTGGCGGTGGTGTGGTTGGCTTCTATCTGGCCAAGCTTCTCGAGCATACACGTCTGAAAATTAAACTCATAGAAAGGGAAAAAGAACGCTCTGAATTCATTGCAGAAGAACTTCCGTCCATTCTTGTATTGAGGGGGGATGGAACCGACCTCAACCTTCTCAGGGAAGAAGGTATTGGGGATATGGATGTTGTAATTTCCGTTACCGACAGTGATGAGAAAAACCTGCTTTGCGCTCTCCTTGCAAAACAACTGGGTGCAAAGAAAGTAATTGTACGGGCTGATCATTACGATTATGTGCCCCTTTTTGAAATGGTAGGTGTTGACAGGGCTGCGAGTCCAAGGGAAGCTACTGTGAACGAAGTTCTTAAGCTCACTATGGGTACAGGTATCGAAGCACTCACTACACTTGAAGGTGAAAAGGTTGAAATCATAGAGTACACAGCCTCTTCAAATTCAAAGATTGTGGGAGAACCTCTAAAAAATGTCCAATTCCCGCGTGGAGCTATTGTAAGCATGGTTGTGAAAGGGGATGAAACACACGTTCCCAGGGGTGACTATGTTATACATGCCGGTGATCATGTACTGATTTTCTCTCTTCCATCTGCTTTGCATGATGTCGAAAAACTCTTCAAATGA
- a CDS encoding TrkH family potassium uptake protein, with translation MRFKVVLGVLGSILWILGAFMSLPLIVSFYYHESLSTFAIPLTITILTASGLTLFLEREDDEWDLREGFLIVALGWLFAAVFGALPYVFEGLSPLNALFESMSGFTTTGATVFTDIESHSRGLLFWRSMTQWLGGMGIIMLFIAILPKLGIAGRQLFRAEAPGPKEDQLKPRIRETAKILWMVYVVMSLLEIAFLAIAGLEPYDAITHTFTTMACGGFSPYGGSVGAFGSPVVEGIIVLFMFFAGANFALHYKSLYNDRKSLLKDQEFKFYFFLIVSASLILAYMLFSNGVYSISDSLRYGIFHVVSIMTTTGYATVDFNQWSDSAKIVLFSLMFIGGCAGSTAGGVKAVRFLLLFKYAQKELFRVIHPKAVKPVRFNNKVVPDDVMQATISFMVFFFFIFFISSILLSLMGLDFVTSMSASIATLGNIGPGFALIGPMQNFDIIPAFGKLILIADMWIGRLEVFTVLVLFTPAFWSK, from the coding sequence TTGAGGTTTAAGGTAGTTCTTGGTGTATTGGGTTCTATCCTGTGGATTCTGGGAGCATTTATGTCGCTCCCGCTGATTGTATCATTTTACTATCATGAGTCACTGAGTACTTTTGCAATTCCTCTTACCATAACAATATTAACCGCATCGGGTTTAACTCTCTTTCTGGAGCGGGAAGATGATGAATGGGATTTACGTGAAGGTTTCCTGATTGTTGCTTTAGGCTGGCTCTTTGCAGCAGTGTTTGGCGCTCTTCCTTATGTGTTTGAAGGTCTTTCGCCATTAAATGCTCTGTTTGAATCCATGTCCGGATTCACAACAACCGGAGCTACGGTTTTTACTGATATTGAAAGCCACAGCCGGGGTCTGTTATTCTGGAGAAGTATGACCCAATGGCTGGGTGGAATGGGAATTATTATGCTTTTCATTGCTATTCTTCCCAAACTTGGAATAGCGGGAAGACAACTTTTCCGCGCTGAGGCCCCTGGTCCTAAAGAAGACCAGTTAAAACCAAGAATCAGGGAAACGGCAAAAATCCTGTGGATGGTTTATGTTGTAATGTCTCTTCTGGAAATTGCTTTTTTAGCAATTGCAGGACTGGAACCATACGATGCTATTACTCATACTTTTACCACTATGGCATGCGGTGGTTTCTCTCCTTACGGGGGAAGTGTGGGTGCATTCGGGAGTCCTGTTGTTGAAGGTATCATTGTACTTTTCATGTTCTTTGCAGGTGCGAATTTTGCCCTTCATTATAAATCCCTCTACAATGATCGAAAGAGTCTCCTGAAAGATCAGGAATTCAAATTTTATTTCTTCTTAATTGTATCAGCATCACTAATTCTGGCATACATGTTGTTTTCAAATGGAGTATATTCAATATCTGATTCCCTAAGGTATGGTATATTCCATGTAGTTTCAATAATGACAACTACCGGCTATGCGACTGTTGATTTTAATCAGTGGTCAGACTCGGCAAAAATTGTGCTTTTTTCCCTGATGTTTATTGGGGGATGCGCGGGTTCAACAGCAGGTGGTGTGAAAGCTGTCAGATTCCTTCTTTTGTTCAAATACGCACAAAAAGAGCTTTTCAGGGTAATTCACCCCAAGGCCGTAAAACCAGTTCGATTTAATAATAAAGTAGTGCCAGATGATGTAATGCAGGCAACGATATCTTTCATGGTATTCTTTTTCTTCATATTCTTCATAAGCTCAATTCTCCTATCCCTCATGGGACTGGATTTTGTAACTTCAATGAGTGCTTCCATCGCAACATTGGGGAATATTGGGCCGGGGTTTGCCCTCATTGGTCCTATGCAAAATTTTGACATTATCCCGGCGTTTGGAAAACTAATCCTGATTGCCGATATGTGGATAGGAAGACTCGAGGTTTTCACAGTGCTTGTGCTCTTCACACCGGCTTTCTGGAGTAAATAA
- a CDS encoding NAD(P)/FAD-dependent oxidoreductase, translating to MKDYYDMVVVGAGPGGSMTAKYAAEQGLGVLLIEKRQEIGDPIRCAEGVAKVTLKKHIEPDPKWICADVTGSRIFSPDMTMVEMNEEMSGGEVGYVLERKVFDRALADASAIAGADVMVKTRATGLIIENDTVCGVKVMHLGEEKNIRCKIVIGADGMESKVGRWAGINTACKPSDIETCAQFLITNADIDQNFCYFYLGKEVAPGGYVWAFPKGNGTANLGIGILGSRSGKKKAIDYLNEFKEKHFPESRIIEMVYGGVPVSGPIERTIANGLMLVGDAARQSDPITGGGIINAMDAGKIAAEVAVEAINKGDCSMATLQEYENRWRATIGEDISYTLKVKDTFVNFSDDDLNSLAHSVEGIAIHKMTVKDLLNALFKANKRLLWNLRGLIKEAKKKNSK from the coding sequence TTGAAAGATTATTATGACATGGTTGTTGTCGGCGCCGGCCCTGGCGGATCAATGACCGCTAAATATGCAGCCGAACAAGGGCTGGGTGTTCTCCTCATTGAAAAGAGACAGGAAATCGGAGATCCGATTCGCTGTGCTGAAGGTGTGGCAAAAGTTACACTGAAAAAGCATATCGAACCTGATCCCAAATGGATCTGTGCAGATGTTACCGGATCCCGTATATTTTCACCGGATATGACAATGGTGGAAATGAATGAAGAGATGTCCGGCGGGGAAGTTGGATATGTGCTTGAAAGAAAAGTCTTTGATCGGGCACTTGCAGATGCAAGCGCAATAGCTGGCGCGGATGTCATGGTCAAGACAAGGGCTACCGGCTTAATTATCGAAAACGATACTGTTTGTGGCGTAAAAGTAATGCATCTTGGAGAAGAGAAAAACATCAGATGCAAGATCGTTATTGGTGCAGATGGAATGGAATCCAAAGTTGGTCGATGGGCCGGGATTAACACTGCATGTAAACCGTCAGACATCGAAACCTGCGCACAATTTCTTATCACAAATGCTGATATTGATCAGAATTTCTGCTATTTCTACCTCGGCAAGGAAGTTGCACCCGGAGGATATGTGTGGGCATTCCCGAAAGGCAATGGTACTGCAAACCTCGGAATAGGAATTCTTGGAAGCCGCTCCGGCAAGAAGAAAGCCATCGATTATCTTAATGAATTCAAGGAAAAGCATTTCCCCGAAAGCAGAATAATTGAAATGGTTTATGGCGGAGTACCTGTCAGCGGACCTATTGAAAGAACAATTGCAAACGGTCTCATGCTTGTGGGTGATGCGGCAAGACAGTCCGATCCGATAACCGGAGGCGGGATCATTAATGCAATGGATGCGGGCAAGATTGCTGCGGAAGTTGCAGTTGAAGCAATTAATAAAGGCGATTGCTCCATGGCCACCCTTCAGGAATATGAAAACAGATGGCGTGCAACCATCGGGGAAGATATCAGCTACACCCTGAAAGTGAAGGACACGTTTGTTAACTTCAGTGATGATGATCTTAATTCCCTTGCTCATTCTGTAGAAGGAATTGCAATCCACAAGATGACAGTCAAGGATCTCCTTAATGCCCTTTTCAAAGCAAACAAGAGATTACTCTGGAATCTTCGCGGACTTATCAAGGAAGCAAAGAAGAAGAATAGTAAATAA